Proteins found in one Diorhabda sublineata isolate icDioSubl1.1 chromosome 9, icDioSubl1.1, whole genome shotgun sequence genomic segment:
- the LOC130448769 gene encoding anillin-like has translation MEKENFFSRKPINLLLEIIFNKKNKKVESVRTANISNSVSLNDLTHSFHCVNKSQASSTPDTRSESEKLVQIKIKLDISDIDKSNHNDSEKLLEPVNSTESISELETDKETKVKKMSSKVSLSINNDTNFEETVYFDVYKTGSEESLESVTELYNEIDLNESHLQSIIWQKIFYQIQQKYKATNKDNKIVNVIHELIMEKYKQALSIIKQRIEKREQKSSSLHSIISNDSNNADRAMKNTFSILSIKSQFDLKTNEIIINDIFHTTNSSDPKYFNSTFKSEVRLSKSLDDIDKFSTNSAVEKETPFVQQSKELEICHSGTEYSIGSSNISLLISEADYAKSKRNYNSYRKLNRFKNSAKQSEQQSITSSSTHIYESLDDLLLNNNRNNLVKKIDLQKEIIQQSAKAAKVCRSQSELFGEETLIEAEKILLIAGKRKNAIEEALMRADYEDVDTPLTSCTVKIHNICLYASSSLVNSNSNWFYVCTLQQGSTVYATKITTQTENTISFPDEFIFENIHSDFQIDINVYALLLKKRKNKNFVYKSREEAKVASSCRHASTESYFSLWGTSSIKTSQANQTIFRLSNIPSEASIINSFTANIRTSYKIHVKQAGFLTLGLEYKGYPVWRRRWCLLNGYKLRYWFLPNEQDICPPLGEINLLNCVSNEIKRADKDLCFNSTTLVLQMNVNDDGRKGQRKYFLSADNYVEFDKWLREFNIVLYYLRKWTQYSNYSRQ, from the exons ATGGAAAAa gaaaattttttcagtcgAAAACCGATCAATCTTCTACTGGAGATaatattcaataagaaaaacaaaaaag ttgaatCTGTTCGTACTGCTAATATCAGTAATAGTGTCTCGCTCAACGATTTAACACATTCTTTTCACTGTGTGAATAAATCACAAGCAAGTTCAACTCCAGATACTAGAAGTGAGTCGGAAAAACTCGttcagataaaaataaaattggatatATCGGATATTGATAAATCGAATCACAATGATTCCGAAAAACTATTAGAACCGGTGAATTCGACTGAATCGATATCGGAGTTGGAAACAGATAAAGaaacaaaagtgaaaaaaatgtcTAGCAAAGTTTCTTTATCGATAAATAATGATACGAATTTCGAGGAAACGGTTTATTTTGACGTATACAAAACCGGAAGTGAAGAATCGTTAGAAAGCGTCACAGAACTTTATAACGAAATCGATCTCAACGAATCACATCTCCAATCAATAATatggcaaaaaatattttaccaaatacaacaaaaatacaAAGCTACCAATAAAGACAACAAAATCGTTAACGTTATACACGaattaattatggaaaaatacAAACAAGCTTTATCTATAATAAAACAACGGATTGAAAAACGGGAACAGAAAAGTTCGAGTCTGCATTCGATTATATCGAATGATTCCAACAACGCCGATCGCGCAATGAAAAATACTTTCTCTATACTTTCTATAAAATCTCAATTCGATTTGAAGACTaacgaaataataattaacgATATATTTCATACTACCAATTCGTCGGACCCAAAATATTTCAACAGTACTTTTAAATCGGAAGTTAGGTTATCGAAAAGCTTGGACGACATTGATAAATTTTCGACGAATAGTGCAGTTGAAAAAGAAACTCCTTTCGTCCAACAG AGCAAAGAGCTAGAAATTTGCCATAGCGGAACAGAGTACAGTATAGGTAGTAGTAATATTTCTTTGCTTATATCAGAAGCGGATTACGCGAAATCGAAAAGAAATTATAACAGTTATCGCAAACTGAACAGATTTAAAAATTCCGCTAAGCAAAGCGAACAACAATCGATAACAAGTAGTAGCACGCACATTTATGAAAGTTTGGATGATTTACTGTTGAATAACAACAGGAATAATTTGGTGAAGAAAATcgatttacaaaaagaaattatacaaCAAAGTGCTAAAGCTGCAAAAGTATGTAGATCGCAATCAGAGTTATTTGGAGAAGAAACTTTAATTGAAGCAGAAAAGATTTTGTTAATTGCCG GTAAAAGAAAAAATGCAATCGAAGAAGCTCTTATGAGAGCGGATTATGAAGATGTAGATACGCCGTTAACATCTTGTACAGTGAAGATTCATAATATCTGTTTATACGCCTCTTCTTCATTGGTTAATTCAAATAGCAATTGGTTTTACGTTTGTACGTTGCAACAGGGATCTACGGTATATGCAACCAAGATTACAACGCAAACCGAAAATACAATATCTTTCCCGgacgaatttatttttgaaaatattcattcggATTTTCAAATAGATATAAACGTATACGCACTGTTactgaaaaagagaaaaaataaa AATTTCGTATATAAGTCACGTGAAGAAGCAAAAGTAGCATCATCTTGCAGACATGCTTCCACAGAATCATATTTCTCTTTATGGGGCACCTCATCGATAAAAACGTCTCAGGCGAATCAAACTATATTCCGTCTGTCGAATATTCCTTCGGAAGCTTCTATAATAAACTCGTTTACCGCTAATATACGAACAAGTTATAAGATTCACGTGAAACAAGCCGGTTTTCTAACATTAGGTCTTGAATATAAAGGTTATCCTGTTTGGAGACGAAGGTGGTGTTTATTAAATGGATACAAACTCAGATATTGGTTTCTTCCTAATGAACAAGATATCTGCCCGCCTTTAGGagagataaatttattaaactgtGTATCTAATGAAATCAAAAGAGCCGATAAAGATCTTTGTTTTAATTCAACTACCCTCGTACTTCAGATGAACGTAAATGACGATGGTAGAAAGGGGCAACGAAAATACTTTCTGTCGGCTGATAATTATGTAGAATTTGATAAATGGTTAAGGGAatttaatatagttttatattatttgagaaaatggACTCAGTATTCTAATTATTCCaggcaataa